The following are encoded together in the Gammaproteobacteria bacterium genome:
- the atpG gene encoding F0F1 ATP synthase subunit gamma, with translation MATAKEIRVKISSVKSTQKITRAMELVAASKLRKCQHRMSLSKPYATKIRQIISHLADSNTEYRHPFLDKREKLQRVGYIVVSSDRGLCGPLNSALFRSVLLDMKEKERQGIEVDVCPIGTKAVQLFKRIDTSIVAQASHLGEKPAMSELIGVIKTLLDEYAAGKIDALYICANDFVNTMKQQPYIETLLPVVADASSELKHHWDYIYEPEAKTLLDYLLRRYVESQVYQAVIENVACEQAARMVAMKSATDNAGEIINDLQLVYNKARQSAITQEISEIVAGADAV, from the coding sequence ATGGCAACAGCAAAAGAGATTCGAGTAAAAATAAGCAGTGTTAAGAGTACGCAGAAAATCACGCGCGCTATGGAATTAGTTGCAGCGAGTAAACTGCGTAAATGCCAGCATCGCATGAGTTTGTCGAAACCTTATGCCACTAAAATTCGTCAGATTATTAGTCATTTAGCAGATAGTAATACGGAATATCGCCATCCGTTCCTCGATAAACGCGAAAAGCTACAGCGTGTCGGATATATCGTGGTGAGTTCTGATCGTGGTTTATGTGGCCCGCTAAATTCAGCATTGTTTCGCTCTGTTTTGTTAGATATGAAAGAGAAAGAACGTCAGGGTATTGAAGTCGACGTTTGTCCGATTGGTACCAAGGCAGTACAATTATTTAAACGGATAGATACTTCTATTGTAGCGCAAGCAAGTCATCTGGGCGAAAAACCAGCCATGAGTGAATTAATCGGAGTGATTAAAACATTATTGGATGAATACGCAGCGGGTAAAATTGATGCGTTATATATTTGTGCGAATGATTTTGTAAATACCATGAAGCAACAACCCTATATTGAAACGTTGTTGCCAGTTGTCGCGGATGCGAGCTCTGAATTAAAGCATCATTGGGATTATATTTACGAGCCAGAAGCAAAAACGTTATTAGATTATTTGTTGAGACGTTATGTTGAATCGCAAGTATATCAAGCAGTGATTGAAAATGTTGCTTGCGAACAAGCTGCGCGAATGGTGGCAATGAAAAGTGCTACAGATAACGCCGGTGAAATTATTAATGATTTACAGTTGGTTTATAATAAAGCGCGCCAGTCGGCGATTACTCAGGAGATTTCTGAGATCGTCGCGGGCGCAGACGCAGTGTAA
- the atpD gene encoding F0F1 ATP synthase subunit beta — MAVVGTIQAIIGAVVDVAFPRGHVPKVYNALTVEGTNITLETQQQIGDGVVRTIAMGSTDGLKRGLSVLDSGGPITVPVGKKTLGRIMDVLGNPIDECGPIGEAENERLPIHRAPPHYSDQAVAEELLETGIKVIDLLCPFAKGGKVGLFGGAGVGKTVNMMELIRNIAIEHSGYSVFAGVGERTREGNDFYHEMKDSNVLDKVSLVYGQMNEPPGNRLRVALTGLTIAENFRDEGRDVLMFIDNIYRYTLAGTEVSALLGRMPSAVGYQPTLAEEMGTLQERITSTKTGSITSIQAVYVPADDLTDPSPATTFAHLDATVVLSRQIAELGIYPAVDPLDSNSRQLDPLLVGQEHYDVARSVQNTLQRYKELKDIIAILGMDELSAEDKLAVSRARKIQRFLSQPFFVAEVFTGSPGKYVPLSETIRSFKGIVNGDYDHLPEQAFYMVGSIDEAVAKAKDL; from the coding sequence ATGGCAGTAGTAGGAACAATCCAAGCGATCATCGGCGCTGTTGTAGACGTAGCGTTTCCACGAGGTCATGTCCCTAAAGTGTATAACGCACTTACAGTAGAAGGCACTAATATAACCCTAGAAACCCAACAGCAAATTGGTGATGGTGTTGTCAGAACGATTGCGATGGGCTCAACGGATGGTTTAAAGCGTGGACTTTCAGTCCTAGATAGTGGCGGTCCAATTACTGTTCCTGTCGGCAAAAAAACATTGGGTCGAATTATGGATGTTTTGGGAAACCCCATCGATGAATGCGGCCCGATTGGCGAAGCAGAAAATGAGCGTTTACCTATCCATCGCGCCCCTCCGCATTACTCTGATCAAGCCGTTGCTGAAGAATTATTAGAAACGGGTATTAAAGTTATCGATTTACTTTGTCCATTTGCAAAGGGTGGAAAAGTCGGATTGTTTGGTGGTGCGGGTGTTGGTAAAACCGTTAACATGATGGAACTAATTCGTAATATTGCGATTGAACATAGCGGTTACTCCGTGTTTGCCGGCGTTGGTGAACGTACGCGTGAAGGTAATGACTTCTATCATGAAATGAAAGATTCTAATGTATTGGATAAAGTCTCCTTGGTTTATGGTCAAATGAATGAGCCACCAGGAAATCGTTTACGAGTTGCATTAACAGGGTTAACGATTGCGGAAAATTTCCGTGATGAAGGCCGCGATGTGTTGATGTTTATCGATAATATTTATCGTTATACCTTGGCGGGAACTGAAGTGTCAGCGCTGTTAGGTCGTATGCCTTCTGCAGTAGGGTACCAACCAACACTTGCAGAAGAAATGGGAACGCTACAAGAGCGTATCACTTCAACCAAAACAGGTTCAATTACATCAATTCAAGCAGTTTATGTGCCAGCGGATGACTTAACCGATCCATCACCGGCAACAACATTTGCGCATTTGGATGCAACAGTTGTCTTGTCACGACAAATTGCTGAGTTAGGCATTTATCCTGCGGTAGATCCATTGGATTCAAATAGTCGACAATTAGATCCGTTGTTGGTTGGACAGGAACATTATGATGTTGCGCGATCTGTACAAAACACATTGCAACGTTACAAAGAATTGAAAGATATTATTGCAATTTTGGGAATGGATGAATTATCTGCTGAAGATAAATTAGCCGTGTCACGTGCGCGAAAAATTCAACGCTTTTTATCTCAACCATTTTTCGTCGCTGAAGTATTCACCGGTAGTCCAGGAAAATATGTTCCATTGAGTGAAACGATTCGCAGCTTTAAAGGTATTGTTAATGGTGATTACGATCATCTTCCTGAGCAAGCTTTTTATATGGTCGGTTCCATTGATGAAGCGGTTGCTAAGGCAAAAGATTTGTAA
- a CDS encoding F0F1 ATP synthase subunit epsilon, which produces MATSLTLDIVSAEETIFSGQVTLLVVSGTMGELGIMPGHSPLLTTVKPGKIRFKTIEGEESLFYISGGMLEVQPSVATIMADTVIRAEDLDDVVALEAQQKAKDTLAGIDKKSSLTSKQALLIEIEEATAMRRVIQEMQKLRQ; this is translated from the coding sequence ATGGCAACATCCTTAACTCTAGATATCGTCAGTGCAGAAGAAACTATTTTTAGTGGGCAAGTAACACTATTAGTCGTAAGCGGCACGATGGGGGAATTGGGGATCATGCCTGGACATAGTCCGTTGCTTACTACGGTTAAGCCAGGAAAAATCCGCTTCAAAACTATAGAAGGTGAAGAGTCGTTATTTTATATTTCTGGCGGTATGCTAGAAGTACAGCCTTCTGTTGCCACTATTATGGCAGATACTGTTATTCGCGCAGAAGATCTTGATGATGTTGTTGCATTAGAAGCACAGCAAAAAGCTAAAGATACTTTGGCGGGTATCGATAAAAAATCCTCACTCACTAGCAAACAAGCGTTATTGATCGAAATCGAAGAAGCGACCGCAATGCGTCGCGTAATTCAAGAGATGCAAAAACTTAGGCAATAA
- the speA gene encoding biosynthetic arginine decarboxylase has protein sequence MEWNIEKAKEHYNIAQWSQGYFDINDKGHLCACPYPERGTAIDMPALIEELTARGLRFPLLIRFTDILQHRVHTLQKAFSIAMEKNTYEGGYLSIYPIKVNQQLSVAEVIQQQPNVGLESGSKSELLAVLALAALKPCTTIVCNGYKDREYIRFALIGQQLGHRVFIIIEKLSELALVLEEAAKMHISPILGIRVRLASIAKGKWQNTGGEKSKFGLTAYQVLQCFDQLKAVKKLDCLQLMHCHLGSQISNIRDIQRGVSECAHFYTELHSLGANIRFFDIGGGLGVDYEGTNSRSTCSINYSWEEYANCVVKVISGVCQQQNLPEPCIITESGRGLTAHHAVLVTNIIDVEKSDTQLPVHIESELLVLQQMQEALKALSARNAIEVYHEMGYWLKEMHQQFQLGYATLQERAAAEQIYVRAMAQVRQCLQSNVRQHREIVESINEKLADKLFCNFSVFQSLPDVWAIEQIFPIMPLSHLDQKPTRRVVLQDLTCDSDGRIDYYVDGQGIETSLPLPECDEKNLYLGFFMIGAYQEILGDLHNLFGDTDAVHIRLNNKGEYDISHQQAGDSSAQALRYVSFDETYLTRAYQSQMQRAKLSAELKKEYLAYLEYGLQGYTYLEEE, from the coding sequence ATGGAGTGGAATATTGAGAAGGCAAAAGAGCATTATAATATTGCGCAATGGAGCCAAGGATATTTTGACATCAACGATAAAGGGCATTTATGCGCTTGCCCTTACCCGGAACGCGGTACAGCCATTGACATGCCTGCATTGATAGAAGAGCTGACAGCACGTGGTTTACGCTTTCCATTATTAATTCGATTTACCGATATTTTGCAACACCGGGTCCACACCTTACAGAAAGCCTTTTCTATTGCAATGGAAAAAAATACTTACGAAGGCGGCTACTTAAGCATTTACCCGATCAAGGTCAATCAACAGTTAAGCGTTGCAGAAGTAATCCAGCAACAACCTAACGTTGGTTTAGAGTCTGGGAGCAAATCAGAATTGCTCGCGGTATTGGCGTTAGCAGCATTAAAACCATGTACCACGATTGTTTGCAATGGATATAAGGATAGAGAATATATTCGCTTTGCATTGATTGGTCAGCAGCTTGGACATAGAGTTTTTATTATTATTGAAAAACTATCAGAGCTTGCCTTAGTGCTTGAAGAAGCGGCGAAAATGCATATTTCTCCAATATTAGGAATACGTGTGCGTTTAGCGTCGATTGCCAAAGGAAAATGGCAGAATACCGGCGGAGAAAAATCAAAATTTGGCTTGACCGCCTATCAAGTATTGCAATGTTTTGATCAGCTAAAAGCGGTTAAAAAACTAGATTGTTTGCAGTTGATGCATTGTCATTTAGGTTCGCAAATTTCCAATATTCGTGACATTCAACGTGGCGTAAGCGAATGCGCACATTTTTATACAGAATTGCATAGCCTGGGAGCCAATATTCGTTTTTTTGATATTGGGGGCGGTTTAGGCGTCGATTACGAAGGAACAAACTCAAGAAGCACCTGTTCTATTAATTATTCTTGGGAAGAATATGCTAATTGTGTCGTCAAGGTTATTTCTGGTGTGTGCCAACAACAAAATTTACCCGAGCCATGTATTATCACAGAGTCAGGACGAGGATTAACCGCGCACCATGCTGTGCTGGTGACTAATATTATTGATGTTGAAAAGTCTGATACGCAATTACCCGTACATATTGAAAGCGAATTATTAGTATTACAACAAATGCAGGAAGCGCTTAAAGCTTTAAGTGCACGCAATGCAATTGAAGTATATCATGAAATGGGTTACTGGTTGAAAGAAATGCATCAACAGTTTCAATTAGGTTATGCCACATTGCAAGAGCGTGCAGCTGCGGAACAAATTTATGTTCGTGCAATGGCGCAAGTGCGTCAATGCTTGCAATCTAATGTGCGACAACATCGAGAAATTGTTGAGAGTATTAATGAAAAGCTTGCAGATAAATTATTTTGTAATTTTTCTGTATTTCAATCATTGCCTGACGTTTGGGCAATTGAGCAAATCTTCCCAATTATGCCTTTATCGCACTTGGATCAAAAACCGACGCGACGTGTCGTTTTGCAAGATTTAACCTGTGATTCCGATGGCCGTATTGATTATTATGTCGATGGTCAAGGTATTGAGACCAGCTTGCCATTGCCAGAGTGTGATGAAAAAAATCTTTATTTAGGATTTTTTATGATTGGCGCATACCAAGAAATTTTGGGCGACCTGCATAATTTATTTGGTGATACAGATGCCGTGCATATTCGTTTGAATAATAAGGGTGAGTATGACATTAGCCATCAGCAAGCAGGCGATAGCAGTGCTCAAGCATTACGTTATGTTAGTTTTGATGAAACTTATTTGACACGAGCTTACCAAAGTCAAATGCAACGCGCGAAATTATCCGCTGAGCTAAAGAAAGAGTATCTTGCGTATCTTGAATATGGATTACAAGGCTACACCTATTTAGAGGAAGAATGA
- the hemC gene encoding hydroxymethylbilane synthase — MRQLLRIATRKSALALWQANAVKAQLLQHYPELSIELIPIVTQGDQIIDRSLAAIGGKGLFVKELENALLNREADIAVHSMKDVPMHLPEGLAITAMTRRGAVEDAFVSTRFKTIEDMPAGARVGTSSARRKVILQREHSHLLAVDVRGNVQTRLKKCEQGDVDALILAAAGLERLELSDHINQRLFVDTWLPAPGQGAIGVESRTDDDAMTAYLKSINDQDTWDVVTSERVLSRVLNGGCGVPLAAYAVLENDELFLRAWVSSLNGQNFKYAESRMHRIDAEELGEKVANELIAQGVKEWIST; from the coding sequence GTGCGGCAACTACTTCGTATTGCAACGCGAAAAAGTGCTTTAGCTCTTTGGCAGGCCAATGCAGTTAAAGCGCAGCTGTTACAGCATTATCCCGAGTTAAGCATTGAGCTTATTCCTATAGTTACTCAAGGTGATCAAATCATTGATCGTTCGCTTGCTGCAATAGGCGGCAAAGGTTTGTTTGTAAAAGAGCTTGAAAATGCTTTGCTAAATCGAGAAGCAGATATTGCTGTACACTCGATGAAAGATGTTCCGATGCATTTGCCCGAGGGGTTGGCAATTACTGCGATGACGCGTCGTGGGGCAGTTGAAGATGCTTTTGTCAGTACACGATTCAAGACCATTGAAGATATGCCAGCAGGCGCGCGCGTGGGAACCTCTAGCGCACGCCGCAAAGTTATTTTGCAACGTGAACATTCTCACTTACTGGCTGTCGATGTGCGTGGCAATGTGCAAACACGTTTGAAGAAATGTGAACAAGGTGATGTTGATGCATTGATCCTTGCGGCGGCGGGTTTGGAGCGCTTGGAATTATCCGATCACATTAACCAACGACTTTTTGTTGATACTTGGTTGCCCGCGCCAGGACAAGGAGCGATTGGAGTAGAATCTCGCACCGATGATGATGCAATGACGGCTTATTTAAAGTCTATTAATGACCAAGATACGTGGGATGTTGTGACATCAGAGCGCGTATTAAGTCGAGTGCTTAACGGCGGGTGCGGTGTGCCGCTGGCAGCTTATGCTGTACTAGAAAATGATGAATTATTTTTGCGTGCTTGGGTGTCTTCACTGAATGGCCAAAATTTTAAATATGCAGAATCGCGAATGCATCGTATTGATGCAGAAGAGCTTGGAGAGAAAGTTGCGAATGAGCTAATTGCGCAGGGCGTCAAGGAATGGATATCAACATAA
- a CDS encoding uroporphyrinogen-III synthase, translating into MDINIMPLTGRHILVTRPEPQGAHLCELLAKMGAYAYYIPTLEIRPCAINLSLFQPDIAIFISANAVKYYPFNKFPKAVRYFAVGVATTIALMQRGVIAQQPEKSSSEGLLDLTELQQVNEKEVAIFCGVGGRTVLQETLKKRGARCQRYEVYQRYAAVNEAQRLQSLLKKIVLDYVICTSGENLLSLEQLSGSQRTCLHQTPLVVISDRIAVLAKKQGFTQVLAMSESFDNIGIVQQLVKYSKEVT; encoded by the coding sequence ATGGATATCAACATAATGCCACTTACTGGCCGACACATTCTTGTTACGCGCCCAGAGCCGCAAGGCGCGCATTTGTGTGAATTACTCGCTAAAATGGGCGCTTATGCCTACTATATTCCTACCTTAGAAATTCGGCCGTGCGCCATTAATTTAAGTCTTTTTCAGCCTGATATTGCTATTTTTATCAGCGCGAATGCAGTCAAATATTATCCCTTTAATAAGTTCCCAAAGGCTGTGCGTTATTTTGCGGTAGGAGTTGCAACAACTATTGCGTTAATGCAACGTGGCGTTATAGCGCAACAACCCGAAAAAAGCAGTAGCGAAGGTTTGCTTGATTTGACTGAATTACAACAGGTGAATGAAAAAGAAGTGGCAATTTTTTGTGGCGTTGGTGGACGAACGGTGTTGCAAGAAACATTAAAAAAACGTGGGGCACGCTGTCAGCGCTATGAGGTGTATCAGCGTTACGCTGCTGTTAATGAAGCGCAACGCTTACAATCCTTGCTAAAAAAAATTGTTTTGGATTATGTGATTTGTACCAGTGGCGAAAACTTGTTATCTTTGGAACAACTCTCAGGTTCACAGCGTACATGCTTGCATCAAACGCCTCTTGTTGTGATCAGTGATCGCATTGCTGTGCTTGCCAAAAAACAAGGATTTACACAGGTACTTGCGATGAGCGAATCGTTTGATAATATAGGCATTGTTCAGCAGCTAGTGAAATATTCTAAAGAGGTAACGTAG
- a CDS encoding uroporphyrinogen-III C-methyltransferase: MEKNSMTSEFIQEEKKEATLVTNTSGKENSVVCPRSWFWLNILLIVLVFLLVGSSIGFYYAKVQQMAQTINHLQAQTVKAEQARAIDNAIWSELQKTVSDQGNQLQQQHQSLQRLSLFEQQRQWRLDEIRYLINLANISLIFSHDAIASHKLLEQVHSNILALHDATLDVLDQAVQSDMKILAEMTSEDASQIFLQISTLDQNIDGMPLLGSGFSEDNMSPEEMAPVTHTWRDRLKQTLRQLRYFVDVRKTSNTLFPLVAQEQGEYINQYLHMQLGQAQWAVLHHDNFVYQASLNQANLWINRYFVILNPKTQDVLNALNALQEINASFSDVTLDKTINALSTLTNN; encoded by the coding sequence ATGGAAAAAAACAGCATGACTTCTGAGTTTATACAAGAAGAAAAAAAAGAGGCCACTTTAGTGACAAACACTTCTGGCAAAGAAAACTCTGTTGTTTGTCCTCGTTCCTGGTTTTGGCTCAATATATTGCTTATCGTGCTGGTTTTTCTTCTCGTGGGGTCAAGCATAGGTTTTTATTATGCTAAAGTTCAACAGATGGCGCAAACCATTAACCATTTGCAAGCTCAGACAGTGAAGGCTGAGCAGGCGCGTGCCATAGACAACGCTATATGGAGCGAACTGCAAAAAACAGTGAGTGATCAAGGTAATCAGTTACAGCAACAACACCAATCTCTGCAACGACTATCGCTGTTTGAGCAGCAACGCCAATGGCGATTAGATGAAATACGTTACCTTATCAATTTGGCTAATATCAGTTTAATTTTCTCACATGATGCGATAGCGAGTCATAAATTACTTGAGCAAGTGCATAGTAATATTCTTGCTTTACATGACGCCACGTTAGATGTGTTAGATCAAGCCGTGCAAAGTGATATGAAAATTCTTGCTGAAATGACATCTGAAGACGCCTCTCAAATATTTTTGCAAATTTCTACGTTGGATCAAAATATTGATGGAATGCCACTATTGGGTTCAGGTTTTTCTGAAGACAATATGTCTCCTGAAGAGATGGCTCCCGTTACTCACACCTGGCGCGATCGCTTGAAGCAAACCTTACGCCAATTGCGGTATTTTGTTGATGTACGTAAGACCTCTAACACTTTGTTTCCATTAGTTGCGCAAGAACAAGGTGAGTATATTAATCAATATTTACATATGCAGCTTGGGCAGGCGCAGTGGGCGGTTTTGCATCATGACAATTTCGTTTATCAAGCTAGTTTAAATCAAGCCAATCTTTGGATAAACCGTTATTTCGTTATTCTCAATCCGAAAACCCAAGATGTGTTAAATGCACTAAATGCATTACAAGAAATTAACGCTAGTTTTTCCGATGTGACATTAGATAAAACGATTAATGCGTTATCAACGCTGACGAATAACTAG